The proteins below are encoded in one region of Amycolatopsis acidiphila:
- a CDS encoding LLM class F420-dependent oxidoreductase, translating into MKLGYHIGYWQSGPPAGALEAITTAEELGFDSVWTAEAYGSDALTPLAWWGASTSRIRLGTNIVQMSARTPAAVGMSALTLDHLSGGRFVLGLGVSGPQVVEGWYGQPYPKPLARTREYVDIVRQVIAREKPVTSGGPFYPLPLDGGTGLGKPLKSTVHPLRAEIPIYLAAEGPKNVSLAAEICDGWLPLFFSPKSDAFYRAALEEGFARPGARRTMADFEVAASVPVIVHDDVETAAGFMKPSLALYIGGMGAKEVNFHHDVFARMGYEDVADKVQELYLAGRKEEAAAAVPTALVEDTALIGPPAKIREELAKWEDTVVTSLLLRGDAATLRAVAPILS; encoded by the coding sequence GTGAAGCTGGGCTACCACATCGGATACTGGCAGTCCGGTCCGCCGGCGGGCGCGCTCGAGGCGATCACCACCGCCGAGGAGCTGGGCTTCGACTCGGTGTGGACCGCCGAGGCCTACGGCTCCGACGCGCTCACCCCGCTGGCCTGGTGGGGCGCCTCGACGAGCCGGATCAGGCTCGGAACCAACATCGTGCAGATGTCCGCCCGCACGCCCGCAGCCGTCGGGATGAGCGCGCTGACGCTGGACCACCTCTCCGGCGGGCGGTTCGTGCTGGGGCTGGGAGTGTCGGGCCCGCAGGTGGTCGAGGGCTGGTACGGGCAGCCGTACCCGAAGCCGCTGGCGCGCACCCGGGAGTACGTCGACATCGTGCGGCAGGTGATCGCGCGCGAGAAGCCCGTCACCTCGGGCGGTCCGTTCTACCCGCTGCCGCTCGACGGCGGGACCGGGCTGGGCAAGCCGCTGAAGTCCACGGTGCACCCGCTGCGCGCGGAGATCCCGATCTACCTGGCCGCGGAGGGGCCGAAGAACGTCTCGCTGGCCGCCGAGATCTGCGACGGCTGGCTGCCGTTGTTCTTCTCGCCCAAGAGCGACGCGTTCTACCGCGCCGCGCTGGAGGAGGGCTTCGCCCGGCCCGGCGCCCGGCGCACCATGGCGGACTTCGAGGTCGCGGCGTCGGTCCCGGTGATCGTGCACGACGACGTCGAGACGGCGGCCGGCTTCATGAAGCCGTCGCTGGCGCTCTACATCGGCGGGATGGGCGCCAAGGAGGTGAACTTCCACCACGACGTGTTCGCGCGGATGGGCTACGAGGACGTCGCGGACAAGGTGCAGGAGCTCTACCTCGCGGGCCGCAAGGAGGAGGCGGCGGCGGCGGTCCCGACCGCGCTCGTCGAGGACACCGCGCTGATCGGGCCACCCGCGAAGATCCGGGAGGAG
- a CDS encoding oxygenase MpaB family protein: protein MAPQPLGPCSLTWKYFGDWRTLLMALWAGSMQNMHPALGAGVEQHSRFFEERWQRLFRSLYPIGGVVYDGPRAERTAREVRGYHDLIKGVDARGRRYHALDPDTFYWAHSTFFMLTLITAERMCGGLSAAQRRQLFDEHVQWYRLYGVSTRPVPASWEAFQEYWDHMCAEVLEDNKATRDVLDLRALAKPPSLGWLPELLWPPLRFVVARSFVWWTVGLYPAVVRERLGYRWSPGNERLHRLVGRALGLAFRFLPHDRRYHPRARAGWRRARGEHVPPVETPARNLPPRHERDNPMHYSPREAT from the coding sequence ATGGCACCGCAGCCGCTCGGACCCTGTTCGCTCACCTGGAAGTACTTCGGCGACTGGCGCACTCTGCTGATGGCCCTGTGGGCCGGGTCGATGCAGAACATGCACCCGGCGCTCGGCGCGGGCGTCGAGCAGCATTCGCGGTTCTTCGAGGAGCGGTGGCAGCGGCTGTTCCGCTCGCTGTACCCGATCGGCGGCGTGGTCTACGACGGGCCGCGCGCCGAGCGGACCGCGCGCGAGGTGCGCGGCTACCACGACCTGATCAAGGGCGTCGACGCGCGCGGCAGGCGCTACCACGCGCTCGACCCGGACACGTTCTACTGGGCGCACTCGACGTTCTTCATGCTCACCCTGATCACCGCGGAGCGGATGTGCGGCGGGCTCTCGGCGGCGCAGCGGCGGCAGTTGTTCGACGAGCACGTGCAGTGGTACCGGCTCTACGGCGTGAGCACCCGCCCGGTGCCCGCGTCCTGGGAGGCGTTCCAGGAGTACTGGGACCACATGTGCGCCGAGGTCCTGGAGGACAACAAGGCCACGCGCGACGTGCTGGACCTGCGTGCGCTCGCGAAGCCGCCGAGCCTCGGGTGGTTGCCGGAGCTCCTATGGCCGCCGTTGCGGTTCGTCGTCGCGCGGAGCTTCGTCTGGTGGACCGTCGGGTTGTACCCGGCGGTGGTCCGCGAGCGCCTCGGCTACCGCTGGTCGCCCGGCAACGAGCGGCTGCACCGGCTGGTGGGACGGGCGCTCGGCCTCGCCTTCCGGTTCCTGCCGCACGACCGCCGCTACCACCCGCGGGCCAGGGCCGGCTGGCGCCGCGCCCGCGGCGAGCACGTTCCGCCGGTGGAGACCCCGGCCCGCAACCTCCCGCCGCGGCACGAGCGGGACAATCCGATGCACTACTCACCCCGGGAGGCGACGTGA
- the rpsA gene encoding 30S ribosomal protein S1, producing MTTDTTTVPTTEPQAQQVAINDIGSEEDFLAAIDKTIKYFNDGDIVEGTIVKVDRDEVLLDIGYKTEGVIPSRELSIKHDVDPGEVVSVGDEVEALVLQKEDKEGRLILSKKRAQYERAWGTIEELKEKDEPVKGTVIEVVKGGLILDIGLRGFLPASLVEMRRVRDLQPYVGRELEAKIIELDKNRNNVVLSRRAYLEQTQSEVRSEFLNALAKGQVRKGVVSSIVNFGAFVDLGGVDGLVHVSELSWKHIDHPSEVVEVGQEVTVEVLDVDMDRERVSLSLKATQEDPWRQFARTHAIGQIVPGKVTKLVPFGAFVRVEEGIEGLVHISELAERHVEIPEQVVQVGGEVMVKVIDIDLERRRISLSLKQANEGVTPDTEFDPTQYGMAAEYDEQGNYIYPEGFDPDTQEWQEGFEKQREEWERQYAEAQTRYEAHMRQVAKAAEADAAAAADAATGVVEGGEQSYSSTASDSGPKSSGGTLASDEQLAALREKLSGGA from the coding sequence ATGACCACCGACACCACCACCGTCCCGACGACCGAGCCGCAGGCCCAGCAGGTCGCGATCAATGACATCGGGTCGGAGGAAGACTTCCTCGCGGCGATCGACAAGACGATCAAGTACTTCAACGACGGCGACATCGTTGAAGGCACCATCGTCAAGGTCGATCGTGACGAGGTGCTGCTCGACATCGGGTACAAGACCGAGGGCGTCATCCCCTCGCGCGAGCTGTCGATCAAACACGATGTCGATCCCGGCGAGGTCGTCAGCGTCGGTGACGAGGTCGAGGCCCTTGTCCTCCAGAAGGAGGACAAGGAGGGCCGGCTGATCCTGTCCAAGAAGCGCGCCCAGTACGAGCGCGCCTGGGGCACGATCGAGGAGCTCAAGGAGAAGGACGAGCCTGTCAAGGGCACCGTCATCGAGGTCGTCAAGGGCGGCCTGATCCTCGACATCGGCCTGCGCGGCTTCCTGCCCGCGTCGCTGGTCGAGATGCGCCGGGTGCGCGACCTGCAGCCCTACGTCGGCCGCGAGCTCGAGGCGAAGATCATCGAGCTGGACAAGAACCGCAACAACGTGGTCCTGTCGCGGCGGGCCTACCTGGAGCAGACCCAGTCCGAGGTGCGCAGCGAGTTCCTCAACGCGCTCGCCAAGGGCCAGGTCCGCAAGGGTGTCGTCTCCTCGATCGTCAACTTCGGTGCGTTCGTGGACCTCGGCGGCGTCGACGGCCTGGTGCACGTCTCGGAGCTGTCCTGGAAGCACATCGACCACCCGTCGGAGGTCGTCGAGGTCGGCCAGGAGGTCACCGTCGAGGTGCTCGACGTGGACATGGACCGCGAGCGCGTGTCCCTGTCGCTGAAGGCGACCCAGGAAGACCCGTGGCGCCAGTTCGCCCGCACCCACGCCATCGGCCAGATCGTGCCGGGCAAGGTCACCAAGCTCGTCCCGTTCGGCGCGTTCGTCCGCGTCGAGGAGGGCATCGAGGGCCTGGTGCACATCTCCGAGCTGGCCGAGCGCCACGTGGAGATCCCGGAGCAGGTCGTCCAGGTCGGCGGCGAGGTCATGGTCAAGGTCATCGACATCGACCTTGAGCGGCGCCGCATCTCGCTGTCGCTGAAGCAGGCGAACGAGGGTGTCACGCCCGACACCGAGTTCGACCCGACCCAGTACGGCATGGCTGCCGAGTACGACGAGCAGGGCAACTACATCTACCCCGAGGGCTTCGACCCTGACACCCAGGAGTGGCAGGAAGGCTTCGAGAAGCAGCGTGAGGAGTGGGAGCGCCAGTACGCCGAGGCGCAGACCCGCTACGAGGCTCACATGCGTCAGGTCGCGAAGGCCGCCGAGGCCGACGCCGCCGCCGCGGCGGACGCCGCGACCGGTGTCGTCGAGGGTGGCGAGCAGAGCTACAGCTCCACGGCCTCGGACAGCGGTCCGAAGTCCAGCGGTGGCACCCTCGCGTCCGACGAGCAGCTCGCCGCGCTGCGGGAGAAGCTCTCCGGCGGTGCGTGA
- a CDS encoding ABC transporter ATP-binding protein has protein sequence MRVSADRVTVAGPHGAVLAPTSLTVEDGELALVHGEPGPGVTAFGLTLTGRMKPSTGVVTVDGAADEAKLRGRTAVVDAPGVSEPEGALPVRVVVGEELALGGHPAGKQDVAAWLAGHDAAGLANVRFENLEPAVRTRLLTELAAHRKGVRMLVLDTPDRHTSDVAGWSALAREHAARGLAVVVLTATTPLASLPGAPARLGEPS, from the coding sequence GTGCGGGTGAGCGCTGACCGCGTGACCGTCGCCGGGCCGCACGGCGCGGTGCTGGCACCGACCTCGCTGACCGTCGAGGACGGCGAACTCGCGCTCGTGCACGGGGAACCGGGGCCCGGCGTCACCGCCTTCGGGCTGACCCTCACCGGGCGGATGAAACCCAGCACCGGGGTGGTGACGGTCGACGGCGCGGCCGACGAGGCGAAGCTGCGCGGCCGCACCGCGGTCGTGGACGCGCCCGGGGTCAGCGAGCCCGAGGGCGCGCTGCCCGTGCGCGTCGTGGTCGGCGAGGAGCTAGCCCTGGGCGGGCATCCCGCGGGCAAGCAGGACGTCGCCGCCTGGCTCGCCGGGCACGACGCGGCCGGGCTGGCGAACGTGCGGTTCGAAAACCTCGAACCCGCCGTGCGGACCCGCCTGCTCACCGAGCTGGCCGCGCACCGCAAGGGCGTCCGGATGCTCGTGCTCGACACCCCGGACCGGCACACCAGCGACGTGGCGGGCTGGTCCGCGCTCGCCCGCGAGCACGCCGCGCGCGGGCTGGCGGTCGTCGTGCTGACCGCCACCACTCCCCTGGCGTCCCTGCCCGGCGCCCCGGCCCGGCTCGGAGAGCCCTCGTGA
- the dmpG gene encoding 4-hydroxy-2-oxovalerate aldolase, with protein MSWDDVTREVRIVDTSLRDGSHAMAHQFTEENVRDTVRALDTAGVSLIEVTHGDGLGGSTFNYGFSLVDERKLIAAAVDEAKRAKIAVLLLPGLGTVTDLKAAAGLGAGAVRIATHCTEADVSVQHFTEARELGLETVGFLMLSHMSTPDALAKQGRIMVDAGCQCVYIVDSAGALILEDAAERVEALAAEFGGEAQVGYHGHQNLSFGVANSVLAYRAGARQIDGSLVALGAGAGNSPTEVLAAVFERLGVRTGVDKDLLMDAAENVVKPYITRLPVMDRSSIVQGFAGVYSSFLLHAERAAERYGVPAHEILYRVGANRYVGGQEDMIIDIALQLVAERDAR; from the coding sequence ATGAGCTGGGACGACGTGACGCGCGAGGTCCGGATCGTCGACACGAGCCTGCGCGACGGCAGCCATGCGATGGCCCACCAGTTCACCGAGGAGAACGTGCGCGACACGGTGCGGGCGCTGGACACGGCCGGGGTGTCGCTGATCGAGGTCACGCACGGCGACGGCCTCGGCGGGTCGACGTTCAACTACGGGTTCTCGCTGGTGGACGAGCGCAAGCTGATCGCGGCGGCGGTCGACGAGGCGAAGCGCGCGAAGATCGCCGTGCTGCTGCTGCCCGGCCTCGGCACGGTCACCGACCTCAAGGCGGCGGCCGGGCTGGGCGCGGGGGCGGTCCGCATCGCGACGCACTGCACAGAGGCCGACGTGTCGGTCCAGCACTTCACCGAGGCGCGCGAACTGGGGCTGGAGACCGTCGGGTTCCTGATGCTCTCGCACATGTCCACTCCGGACGCGCTGGCGAAGCAGGGCCGGATCATGGTCGACGCCGGCTGCCAGTGCGTGTACATTGTGGACTCCGCGGGCGCGCTGATCCTCGAGGACGCCGCCGAGCGGGTCGAGGCGCTGGCCGCCGAGTTCGGCGGCGAGGCCCAGGTCGGCTACCACGGGCACCAGAACCTCAGCTTCGGCGTCGCCAACTCGGTGCTCGCCTACCGGGCCGGCGCGCGGCAGATCGACGGTTCGCTGGTCGCGCTCGGTGCGGGCGCGGGGAACTCGCCGACCGAGGTGCTGGCGGCGGTGTTCGAGCGGCTCGGCGTGCGGACCGGGGTCGACAAGGACTTGCTGATGGACGCCGCCGAGAACGTGGTGAAGCCCTACATCACCCGGCTGCCGGTGATGGACCGCTCGTCGATCGTGCAGGGCTTCGCCGGGGTGTACTCGAGCTTCCTGCTGCACGCCGAGCGCGCCGCGGAGCGCTACGGCGTGCCGGCGCACGAAATCCTGTACCGGGTCGGGGCGAACCGCTACGTCGGCGGCCAGGAGGACATGATCATCGACATCGCCCTGCAGCTGGTGGCCGAGCGGGACGCCCGCTAG
- a CDS encoding IclR family transcriptional regulator, with protein sequence MCAAERDAAGMTAARVAALLGAFGPGEEFLGVSELARRTGMPKSSAHRLTGHLVHEGLLERDRTGVRLGIRLFEIGQLAAARRGLVDAARPYLADLREATRNTVHLAVLEGTEVVYLDIVRGPDAPALPSRIGGRFPAHATAVGKAILAHSPGPVLETVISAGLPRVGPRTLTAPGLLRRQLTKVCEEGMAYEREESGAGVICVASPVLDGSGRARAAVSISGWSNRVRAERVAPAVRTTALTLSRTLP encoded by the coding sequence ATGTGTGCCGCTGAGCGGGACGCCGCGGGGATGACGGCCGCGCGGGTGGCCGCGCTGCTGGGCGCCTTCGGCCCCGGCGAAGAGTTCCTCGGTGTGTCGGAGCTGGCCCGGCGCACCGGCATGCCCAAGTCCTCCGCGCACCGGTTGACCGGCCACCTGGTGCACGAGGGCCTGCTGGAGCGCGACCGCACCGGAGTGCGGCTCGGCATCCGGCTGTTCGAGATCGGGCAGCTCGCCGCCGCGCGCCGCGGCCTCGTCGACGCCGCCCGCCCCTACCTCGCCGACCTGCGGGAAGCCACGCGCAACACCGTGCACCTGGCCGTTCTGGAGGGCACCGAGGTGGTCTACCTCGACATCGTGCGCGGGCCCGACGCGCCGGCACTGCCCTCGCGGATCGGTGGGAGATTCCCCGCCCACGCCACGGCGGTCGGAAAAGCGATACTCGCGCACTCTCCCGGTCCGGTGCTGGAGACGGTAATCTCGGCGGGCCTGCCGCGGGTCGGGCCGCGGACACTCACCGCGCCGGGCCTGCTGCGCAGGCAGCTGACCAAGGTGTGTGAGGAGGGCATGGCGTACGAGCGAGAGGAGTCGGGTGCCGGCGTCATCTGCGTCGCCAGCCCGGTGCTCGACGGGTCGGGACGCGCGCGAGCAGCGGTTTCGATCTCCGGCTGGAGCAACCGGGTGCGTGCGGAGCGGGTGGCTCCCGCGGTTCGGACCACTGCCCTTACGCTGTCCCGCACACTCCCTTAA
- a CDS encoding class I SAM-dependent methyltransferase: MTPQDRHDSAEHRLGTVGIAHRPVGRREATAANLAWWDADADDYQATHGEFLGDADFVWCPEGVREADAALLGDVRGKRVVEIGCGQAACARWLAEAGAHPVALDLSGGMLRHAKEANIRTGIDIPLLQASAEELPLATAGMDLACSAFGALPFVASPETVFGELHRVLRPGGRWVFAVTHPMRWVFPDDPGPNGLTATQPYFDRTPYVEVDAEGRATYVEYHRTLGDWVRALTAGGFVLEDLVEPEWPAGHTRCWGQWSPLRGKLFPGTAIFVTRRAPR; the protein is encoded by the coding sequence GTGACTCCGCAGGACAGGCATGACTCGGCCGAGCACCGGCTGGGCACCGTCGGCATCGCCCACCGGCCCGTGGGACGGCGGGAGGCCACGGCGGCCAATCTGGCCTGGTGGGACGCCGATGCCGACGACTACCAGGCCACCCACGGCGAGTTCCTCGGGGACGCCGACTTCGTCTGGTGTCCCGAAGGTGTGCGCGAGGCCGACGCCGCCCTGCTGGGCGACGTGCGAGGAAAGCGCGTCGTAGAGATCGGCTGCGGTCAGGCCGCGTGCGCGCGCTGGCTCGCCGAGGCGGGCGCGCACCCGGTGGCCCTGGACCTGTCCGGTGGAATGCTTCGTCATGCAAAAGAGGCCAACATCAGGACCGGGATCGATATTCCCCTGCTCCAGGCGAGCGCCGAGGAGCTGCCGCTGGCGACGGCCGGCATGGACCTGGCGTGCTCGGCCTTCGGTGCGCTGCCGTTCGTCGCCTCCCCGGAGACGGTGTTCGGCGAACTGCACCGGGTGCTGCGGCCGGGCGGGCGCTGGGTGTTCGCGGTGACCCATCCGATGCGCTGGGTCTTTCCCGACGACCCGGGGCCCAACGGGCTGACCGCGACCCAGCCGTACTTCGACCGCACGCCCTACGTCGAGGTCGACGCCGAGGGCCGCGCCACCTACGTCGAGTACCACCGGACGCTGGGCGATTGGGTGCGGGCGCTGACCGCGGGCGGTTTCGTGCTCGAGGACCTCGTCGAGCCGGAGTGGCCCGCCGGGCACACCCGGTGCTGGGGCCAGTGGAGCCCCTTGCGCGGCAAGCTCTTCCCCGGCACCGCGATCTTCGTGACGCGCCGGGCGCCGCGGTGA
- the folP gene encoding dihydropteroate synthase has product MVRLEFRGRPLVRDRALVMAIVNRTPDSFYDRGASFEDDKALATVDRVVAEGADIVDVGGVKAGPGTDVDADEEIRRVVPFVAEIRRRHPDLVISVDTWRHEVGRLACEAGADLLNDTWAGADPKLAEVAAEFGAGYVCSHTGGAVPRTRPFRVRYEDLVPDVVEETTRRAEEVVALGVPRAGVLIDPTHDFGKNTWHSLALLRHAGTLAATGWPVLMALSNKDFVGEALGVPLEERLDGTLAATALAARDGAQVFRAHEVRQTRRVLEMVAAIDGDRPPARAVRGLA; this is encoded by the coding sequence TTGGTCCGACTCGAATTCCGCGGCCGACCCCTGGTCCGCGACCGCGCGCTCGTGATGGCGATCGTCAACCGCACCCCCGACTCCTTCTACGACCGGGGGGCGTCCTTCGAAGACGACAAGGCCCTGGCGACCGTGGACCGCGTCGTCGCCGAGGGCGCCGACATCGTCGACGTGGGCGGGGTGAAGGCCGGCCCCGGCACCGACGTGGACGCGGACGAGGAGATCCGCCGCGTGGTGCCGTTCGTGGCCGAGATCCGGCGCCGCCACCCGGATCTGGTGATCAGCGTGGACACCTGGCGGCACGAGGTCGGCCGGCTGGCCTGCGAGGCCGGCGCGGACCTGCTCAACGACACCTGGGCGGGCGCCGACCCGAAGCTCGCCGAGGTCGCCGCGGAGTTCGGTGCCGGCTACGTCTGTTCCCACACCGGGGGAGCGGTGCCGCGCACCCGCCCGTTCCGCGTGCGCTACGAGGACCTCGTGCCCGATGTCGTCGAGGAGACGACCCGCCGGGCGGAGGAGGTGGTCGCGCTCGGGGTGCCGCGGGCCGGTGTGCTCATCGACCCGACGCACGACTTCGGCAAGAACACCTGGCACAGCCTGGCCCTGCTGCGGCACGCGGGCACGCTGGCCGCCACCGGCTGGCCGGTGCTGATGGCACTGTCCAACAAGGACTTCGTCGGGGAGGCGCTCGGCGTGCCGCTGGAGGAGCGGCTGGACGGCACGCTCGCCGCCACGGCGCTGGCTGCCCGCGACGGGGCGCAGGTCTTCCGGGCGCACGAGGTGCGCCAGACGCGGCGGGTGCTGGAGATGGTGGCCGCCATCGACGGCGACCGGCCACCGGCCCGCGCGGTCCGCGGGCTCGCCTGA
- a CDS encoding acetaldehyde dehydrogenase (acetylating), whose amino-acid sequence MRKAIAAIVGPGNIGTDLLAKLRRSQFVDVRYMVGVDPASDGLARAAQLGLETSAEGVDWLLARAEPPELVFEATSAKAHLANAPRYAEAGIQAIDLTPAAIGPLTCPAVTLPEQLDAANLNMITCGGQATIPIVHAVSRVTPVPYAEIVASVSSRSAGPGTRANIDEFTETTAHAIEVVGGAARGKAIIIINPVEPPMIMRDTVFCAIDPGADRDAITASIERMVATVQEYVPGYTLKAPPQYDEPRPGWNGQARVAVFLEVAGNGDYLPAYAGNLDIMTAAAARVGELLAQRKVVAA is encoded by the coding sequence ATGAGGAAAGCCATCGCGGCGATCGTCGGGCCGGGCAACATCGGCACCGACCTGCTCGCCAAACTGCGCCGCAGCCAGTTCGTGGACGTGCGCTACATGGTCGGGGTCGACCCGGCCTCCGACGGGCTGGCGCGCGCGGCGCAGCTGGGCCTGGAGACCTCCGCCGAGGGGGTGGACTGGCTGCTGGCCAGGGCGGAGCCGCCCGAGCTGGTCTTCGAGGCGACCTCGGCGAAGGCACACCTGGCGAACGCACCGCGCTACGCCGAGGCCGGCATCCAGGCGATCGACCTGACACCGGCCGCGATCGGCCCGCTCACCTGCCCCGCGGTCACCCTGCCTGAGCAGCTCGACGCCGCGAACCTGAACATGATCACCTGCGGCGGCCAGGCGACCATCCCGATCGTGCATGCCGTCTCGCGGGTGACGCCGGTGCCCTACGCCGAGATCGTCGCGTCGGTGTCCTCCCGCTCCGCCGGGCCGGGCACCAGGGCGAACATCGACGAGTTCACCGAGACCACCGCGCACGCGATCGAGGTGGTCGGCGGTGCCGCCCGGGGCAAGGCGATCATCATCATCAACCCGGTCGAGCCGCCGATGATCATGCGGGACACCGTGTTCTGCGCGATCGACCCCGGCGCCGACCGGGACGCGATCACCGCGTCCATCGAGCGGATGGTCGCGACGGTGCAGGAGTACGTGCCCGGCTACACGCTCAAAGCGCCGCCGCAGTACGACGAGCCGCGCCCCGGCTGGAACGGGCAGGCGCGCGTCGCGGTGTTCCTCGAGGTCGCCGGCAACGGCGACTACCTGCCCGCCTACGCCGGGAACCTCGACATCATGACCGCCGCCGCGGCCCGCGTCGGCGAGCTGCTGGCACAGCGGAAGGTGGTGGCGGCATGA
- a CDS encoding TetR/AcrR family transcriptional regulator, translating into MTRTWAGTTLDDRKAARRAQLLAAGLGLLGTGGSSAVSVRAVCRHAKLTERYFYENFADREQLVVAVYEDVAEQLRRALIAAVPDTRAQPAARAEAAVTAFVELMVDDPRKGRVLLLAPVTDPALSARGVALLPAFAALVREQLPERMAADEREMTALGLVGALANLFTGYLGGTLRVTRDRLIAHCVHLLAHAAS; encoded by the coding sequence ATGACCCGCACCTGGGCCGGCACCACGCTCGACGACCGCAAGGCCGCCCGGCGTGCGCAGCTGCTCGCCGCCGGGCTCGGCCTACTGGGCACCGGGGGCAGCTCCGCGGTCAGCGTCCGGGCGGTGTGCCGGCACGCGAAGCTCACCGAACGGTACTTCTACGAGAACTTCGCCGACCGCGAGCAGCTTGTCGTCGCGGTGTACGAGGACGTCGCCGAGCAGCTGCGCCGGGCGCTGATCGCCGCGGTGCCCGACACGCGCGCGCAGCCCGCGGCCCGCGCCGAAGCCGCGGTGACGGCGTTCGTCGAGCTGATGGTCGACGACCCGCGCAAGGGCCGGGTGCTGCTGCTGGCCCCGGTGACCGACCCGGCGCTGTCCGCGCGTGGCGTGGCACTGCTGCCCGCCTTCGCCGCCCTCGTGCGCGAACAGCTGCCGGAGCGGATGGCGGCCGACGAGCGCGAGATGACCGCGCTCGGCCTCGTCGGCGCGCTGGCGAACCTGTTCACCGGCTACCTCGGCGGCACCCTGCGGGTCACCCGCGACCGCCTGATCGCCCACTGCGTGCACCTGCTCGCCCACGCCGCTTCCTAG
- a CDS encoding TetR/AcrR family transcriptional regulator yields MATRHGHPGPAETDSRERFLEAALTVLVEQGVAGLTVRGLAGAAGSSTIGIYTRFGGRAGVLDALYERTFELLRHELTQLPPISGDPLPDVLAFARAYREFALESPARYAFMFERAVPGYDPDPDLRMLAQRNTYDLLVERVRAAVRVPEDADGAGYIVWTAMHGLVSLELTHRARTPPPDWFLKPGNDSYAEIFHEGITTILAGLRAYTPRRDALFGR; encoded by the coding sequence ATGGCCACTCGTCACGGTCACCCCGGACCAGCCGAAACCGACAGCAGGGAGCGCTTTCTCGAGGCCGCCCTGACCGTCCTCGTCGAGCAGGGCGTCGCCGGGCTCACCGTGCGCGGGCTCGCGGGTGCCGCCGGCAGTTCGACCATCGGGATCTACACGCGCTTCGGTGGCCGGGCGGGCGTGCTGGACGCCCTGTACGAGCGCACGTTCGAGCTGCTGCGCCACGAACTGACGCAGCTCCCCCCGATCTCCGGCGACCCGTTGCCCGACGTGCTCGCGTTCGCCCGCGCGTACCGCGAGTTCGCGCTGGAGAGCCCGGCTCGCTACGCGTTCATGTTCGAACGCGCGGTACCCGGCTACGACCCCGATCCGGACCTGCGGATGCTCGCCCAGCGCAACACCTATGACCTGCTCGTGGAGCGGGTGCGGGCGGCGGTGCGGGTCCCGGAGGACGCCGACGGCGCGGGGTACATCGTGTGGACCGCGATGCACGGGCTGGTGAGCCTGGAGCTGACGCACCGCGCGCGGACGCCGCCGCCGGACTGGTTCCTCAAGCCGGGCAACGACTCCTACGCGGAGATCTTCCACGAGGGCATCACGACGATCCTGGCGGGCCTGAGGGCCTACACCCCTCGCCGCGACGCCCTCTTCGGCCGCTGA
- a CDS encoding GNAT family N-acetyltransferase yields MIGERLLAAQRARFTAADPVVPVPPGTPDGELLTAATASGERVAGVLQTRTYAPGTLDLLWSAQRVWQLFPYPGESGTEGMDALLRAWRHRMDAESPGPDSACTVTWPSRDAPAIRAFLQHGMVPISVLAIRTGPPPAQPPPGDVTVRLARPEDFEEVRALTKETFDYTELVTSRGRPEAVELMTPQLRRNLAAGAPVWLAETGGVATAIADCGWIESAPGTWAAELLPPGRWGYVNNVATTPGARGNGIGQALMAAVHRDFAGHRATGSYLYYNPTNPLSSVFWPRQGYRPLWTFWEVQPASALR; encoded by the coding sequence GTGATCGGCGAGCGCCTGCTCGCGGCGCAGCGCGCTCGCTTCACCGCCGCCGACCCTGTCGTGCCCGTGCCGCCGGGGACGCCGGACGGCGAGCTGCTGACCGCCGCGACCGCGTCCGGCGAGCGGGTCGCCGGCGTCCTGCAGACCCGGACCTACGCACCCGGCACGCTCGACCTGCTGTGGTCGGCACAGCGGGTCTGGCAGCTCTTCCCGTACCCCGGCGAGAGCGGCACCGAGGGCATGGACGCGCTGCTGCGCGCGTGGCGGCACCGGATGGACGCCGAGTCCCCCGGACCGGACTCCGCGTGCACGGTGACCTGGCCGAGCCGCGACGCGCCGGCGATCCGGGCGTTCCTGCAGCACGGGATGGTGCCGATCTCCGTGCTCGCGATCCGCACCGGCCCGCCGCCGGCGCAGCCGCCGCCCGGCGACGTCACGGTGCGCCTCGCCCGCCCCGAGGACTTCGAGGAGGTGCGGGCGCTGACGAAGGAGACCTTCGACTACACGGAGCTGGTCACCTCGCGCGGGCGGCCGGAAGCCGTGGAGCTGATGACCCCGCAGCTGCGGCGCAACCTCGCCGCCGGGGCGCCGGTCTGGCTCGCCGAGACCGGGGGTGTCGCGACCGCGATCGCGGACTGCGGCTGGATCGAGTCCGCGCCCGGCACGTGGGCGGCGGAGCTGCTGCCGCCGGGGCGGTGGGGCTACGTGAACAACGTCGCGACCACGCCCGGCGCGCGCGGGAACGGGATCGGCCAGGCGCTGATGGCGGCCGTGCACCGCGACTTCGCCGGCCACCGGGCCACCGGCAGCTACCTCTACTACAACCCGACCAACCCGTTGTCCTCGGTGTTCTGGCCCCGACAGGGCTACCGTCCACTGTGGACGTTCTGGGAGGTCCAGCCCGCGTCGGCGTTGCGCTGA